DNA sequence from the bacterium BMS3Abin11 genome:
TGATGTTATCGGGAATCTATTACGCACGTTTAATGATCCGGCGCTCAAGTCGGCCACGGGCGATGTCTTTGGGCGTATTTATGAATACTTCCTGACCAAATTCGCTGATCAGAAAGCCCATGATGGTGGTGAATTCTTCACGCCGGTATCACTGGTACAAATGATCGTCAATGTGATAGAGCCAGATCATGGGGATGTAATCGACCCGGCTTGTGGCTCAGGTGGCATGTTTGCGCAGAGTGCACACTTTATTGAGCAGCAGCACAAGAGTCCCCAGGATGCAGTAACCTTTTATGGCATGGAGAAAAACCCGACGACCATTCGTCTGGCTAAGATGAATCTGGCTGTTCATGGTCTGGAAGGAAATATTCAAAAAGCAATTAGCTATTACGAAGACCCTCATAACTTTCTAAGCAAGGCCAATTTCGTTATGGCTAATCCGCCCTTCAATGTGGACGATGTTGATGCTGAGAAGATCAAAAATGATCCGCGTCTTCCATTTGGTCTGCCTGGCGTAAACAAGAAGGGCGCGGTATCCAATGGCAACTATTTATGGATTTCTTATTTTTACAGTTATCTAAATGAGCAGGGCCGCGCAGGATTTGTCATGTCCTCGCAAGCCTCTAGTGCCGGAGGTGGTGAAGCAGAAGTCCGGCGCAAGCTTGTTGAAACAGGCGATGTCGATGTAATGGTCGCCATTCGAGGCAATTTCTTTTATACGCGAGCCGTCCCATGTGAGTTGTGGTTCTTTAATAAAGAGAAGCCAAAGCATCTCAAAGATAAGGTACTGATGCTCGATGCACGCAATGTCTATCGCAAAGTCACGCGCAAGGTTTACGATTTCTCACCAGAGGAACTCCAGAATCTCAGCGCTATCGTTTGGCTCTATCGTGGCCAGTCGGATCGTTTTCTTGGCTTGGTCGAGAGTTACCTGCAAGCGGCATTAGGTGAAGCGGAGAAAACAGCGCAGCCAATTAGTGCCTTTACAGAGGCTCTGGATGAGGTGCTAGATAAGCTGGAAGCTTCCGATCAGGAAACGTGTGATCTACTAGGAACCTTTAAAGGCGACGGTCAGACTTTCCAAAAGGCGGTGAAAGACCGTGTTGCGACATGGGCCAAAGCGACAAGAGATAATGCCGGGCTGCACACGGCAGCCGAAGAGATAGCGCCGTTGGCAGAGACCAGTCGTGACTTTATCAAACAAATTGACCAGCTTTATAAGTTTACCGAGAAACAGGTGAGGGAGGCTGGTGCTAGAGTCTTGAATAAACCACTAAAAGAGTTGGACGAGCTTCGAAAGGAAGCAGTAGAACAGCTCAAGCAGGTAAGGTATTTCTATAAGCAAGCCCACTGGTTGCAAGAGCGTTTCCCTGATGCACGGCTTTGTGATGTCGAAGGACTGGTGAAGCTGGTTGATAAGGAAGAAATTGAAGCCAATGACTGGAGCTTAACGCCAGGGCGTTATGTAGGCGTTGCCCCTGAAGTTGAAGATGAAGATTTTGACTTTGAAGAAACGCTCCGAGATATTCATATAGAGCTACAAGACCTCAATGAAGAGGCCATCGTTCTGGCGGCCCAAATCCAGAAAAACTTCGAGGAGTTGGGTGTATGAGTTGGTCCGAAATAGAGTTTGAAAATCTATATCAGGTCCCATCAAAAAATGGTCTTACTCGGCCTGCAAGAGTAAGGGGCTCGGGTTGCAAAATGATCAATATGGGCGAGCTGTTTGCCAATGATCGTATAGGTGACATTGAGATGGAGCTTGTGCCTATGAATGATAAAGAGCTGGACACTATGCTGGTAGAAGAAGGCGATTTGCTTTTTGCGCGCCAGTCTCTCGTGCTAGCAGGGGCGGGGAAATGCTCGATAGTCAAAAATATTGAAGAACCGACAACATTTGAATCCCATATTATAAGGGTTCGTTTGAATAGAAAAAGGGCATATCCACCTTTCTATTACTACTATTTTAAATCACCAACATGCAGAATAAAATCCATCGTTATACAAGGTGTTCAAGCGGGTATCAGAGGAAATGACCTAAAGAAACTGAAAGTTCATGCACCTGATTTGAATATTCAGGTGCGTGCCTCAGAAATACTGGGAACTTATGACGACCTCATTGAAAATAACAAACGCCGGATTGAGTTATTAGAGGAATCGGCGCGGCAGCTTTACAAGGAATGGTTTGTCCGTTTCCGCTTCCCTGGCCATGAGCATGTCAAAATTATCGCTGGTGTACCAGAGGGATGGGAAAAGAAAACAGTTTCAGAAGCTTTGGAAATTAACCCGAAAGTAGCGGTCGAAAGTGGAGCCATTATAACTCACGTTCCAATGGCCAGCTTATCTGAATCGCAGATGACTGTGGACACCTCAAAATTTGAAACAAGAACCAAGCATACTTCAGTAAGATTTGAAAGTGGTGACATACTGTTTGCTCGTATTACCCCCTGTCTTGAGAATGGTAAAACGGCTTACGTTAATTTTCTACGAAAAGGAGAGGTGGCTTGTGGCTCAACAGAGTTTATTGTTTTGCGTGGGAAAAGCGTGAGCAATCAATTTGCCTATCTGATGGCTAGAGAAGAGAACTTTAGGGGTAATGCTATAGCAAGTATGATTGGTTCATCGGGGCGCCAGCGTGTTCAACCATCTTGTTTTGATAAATACATTGTTCCTGTTCCTCCGCTCTACCTTCAAGAGCTATTTGATGATGTTGTAGAGAAGAACTTTGATCAGATTTCTACACTTATTAAGCAGTGCGAACAACTAAATAAAGCTCGCGACCTTCTCCTCCCAAAACTGATGAGCGGAGAGGTCGTTGTATGACCCCGCTAAACGAAGACACGCTTGTTCAACAAACCACAGCCGATTATTTGGAAGAGCAGCTAGGCTGGGAAAGTGTCTTCGCCTATAACAATGAAACTTTCGGGCTAGAAGGTACATTAGGGCGTAAGTCTGACAAAGAGATTGTCTTAACGCGCTATCTGGGAGAGGCATTGATGCGGATTAACCCAGATTTGCCTGAAAGCGCCTATCAGGATGCCTTACGCCAGATAGCCGAAGCGTCGGTGACACAAAATACGCTCCAAACTAATAAGGAGAAGTACGACCTTCTTAAAAATGGTGTAAAGGTTCAGTATCGGCGAGCTGACGGACAGCTCGAAAAACGCACGCTGCGTGTGTTTGATTTTGATGATCCTGAGAATAATCATTTTCTTTGTGCGCGTGAGTTATGGATTCGCGGTGATATTTACCGCCGCCGCGCGGATATTATCGGATTTATAAATGGCTTGCCCTTGTTGTTCATTGAGTGCAAAGCGATCCATAAGGATGTCCGTCATGCCTATGAGATGAACTTGTCCGATTACAAGGACACTATCCCCCATCTTTTCCACCACAATGCGTTTATCGTTCTTGGTAACGGCGTTGATGCGAAAATTGGTTCACTCTCCAGCAAATATAATCATTTTAATGACTGGAAGCGTCTTGCCGAGGAAGAGCCAGGTGTTGTGGATATGGAGACCCTGTTAAAGGGGGTCTGTAATAAGCGTGACTTTATGGATTTGTTTGAGAACTTTACCCTGTTTGATGAGAGCAGTGGTGAGTTAGTCAAGATTGTAGCTCGAAACCACCAGTTTCTCGGTGTCAATCGGGCGATTGAGGCGGCCCAGGATCGTAAAAATCGGCAGGGGAAGCTTGGAGTTTTCTGGCATACACAAGGCTCCGGTAAGTCTTATTCGATTGTTTTCTTCACTCGCAAGATTCATCGCACCCTTGGCGGTAATTACACATTCCTGATCTGTACCGATAGGGAAGACCTGGACGGGCAAATCTACAAAACTTTTGCCGGCTGCGGTCTGGTTGATAACGACAAGGACGAATGCCGAGCCGGTTCAGGTGAGCATTTGAAAGGATTGCTAGAACAGCATAAGGCCTATGTATTCACCTTGATCCAGAAATTCAACAAAGATGTCAATCCAGACGAGCCATACTCGGACAGGGATGACATTATCGTGATAACCGATGAAGCGCACCGCACCCAATACGGAAGGTTGTCGCTAAACCTAAGAAATGCACTTCCTAACGCCAGTTATATCGGCTTTACCGGAACGCCTTTGTTCAAGGATGATGAAATTACGCGGCGGGTATTTGGTGATTATGTTTCCACCTATGATTTTCAGCGAGCGGTTGAGGATAATGCCACCGTACCGCTTTATTACGATGCACGTGGGGAAAAACTTGGGCTGGAAACCAATGATCTAAATGAAAAGATAGCAGCGAAGCTTGAAGAATATGAGAACGAAGATGCCGACACAACAGAGCGGCTGGAAAAGGAGCTTAAACGGGAGTACCACCTGATCACCGGTAAGAAACGGCTTGACCAGATTGCGCAGGATTTTGTGCAGCATTACAGCACGCAATGGGAAACCGGAAAGGCAATGTTCGTTTGTATCGATAAGGTGACATGCGTGCGTATGCACGGACTTATCGAAAAACACTGGGATTTCCGGATAGTTGAGTTGGAGAAAGAGGTACAAAGGGCACCAGATGAGCAAGAGGAAGTGCAGCTTCGCCAACAGCTTGCATGGATGAAGGAAACCCGAATGGCCGTGGTGGTTAGTGAAGAGCAGGGCGAAGTTGAAAAATTCCGAAAATGGGACTTAGATATTACTCCATACCGTAAACTCATTAAGGAAGGCTTTGAGACCGATGATGGAAAGCGCATAGATGTAGAAAGCGCTTTCAAAAAGGAAGATCACCCATTCCGCGTTGTAATAGTTTGTGCCATGTGGCTCACCGGCTTTGATGTGCCGAGCCTATCTACGCTCTATCTCGACAAGCCTCTCAAAGCACATACCCTCATGCAAGCCATTGCTCGCGCGAACCGTATCTATGAAGGCAAGAATAATGGTCTGATTGTTGATTACTGCGGTATATTGAAGAATTTGCGTAAAGCATTAGCAACCTTTGCTGGTCATCAAGGGCCGGGAAATGTGGATGATCCAACCGTACCGCCAGAAATTGATCCAATTCGCCCGGAGGAAGAATTACTTGCAGACTTGGAAGAGGCGATAGAAGCAGTTAAGGCATTTTTGCAAGCGCAAGGCTTCAGGCTTGAAGATGTCTTGGAGAAAACTGGTTTCGAGCGCAATAAGGCCATAATAGATGCCAAGGAAGAAGTGAACCAGAATGATGAAAGCCGCAAGCGTTTTCAGATTATCTGCCGTGAAGTATTTAAGAAGTTTAAGGCCTGCCTGACCATCAAAGGTATTAATAAATTTCGGCATGATTATGATGCTATTAATGTCATATACAAGAGCCTGCAAGAGGATGTAGAAAAGGCAGATATCTCGGATATTATTCAGGCGTTACACAAGATTATCGACGAATCAGTTGAACCCAAAGAAGTAAAGGATGGTTCACCAGACCGTCTCTATGATATTAGCCAAATTGATTTTGATCGTTTACGCAAGGAATTCGAGCATAGCCGTGCAAAGAATACGATCACACATTCACTCAAGGAGATGATTGAAAAGAAACTCCAGAAGATGTTGGCACAAAATCCAATGCGCACCGATTTTCAAAAGCATTATGAAGAGATAGTTGCTGGCTATAACAATGAGAAGGACAGGGCAACAATCGAACGCACATTCGAGGCATTGCTTAAACTGACGGGTACTCTTAGTGATGAAGAAAAGCGTGCGGTGCGTGAAGGGCTGAGCGAAGATTCACTGGCATTATTCGATTTGTTGGTCAAACCAGAGTTAACGAAACAGGAGGTTAGTCGTATCAAAAAGGTTGCGCAGGGGCTGCTGGATATTCTAAGCACCGAAGTTTCAAGAATACAGGACTTTGCAGCAAAGCAGGCTACTCGAGATGAAATTAAGGTGAAGATCAAGGATTATCTTTGGGATGATAAAACCGGATTGCCGGAGAGTTTTGGACCTGAAGAAATAGAAGAAAAAGCTAATGTGATTTTTGCGCATGTATTGATGGGTGCAAAGCGCGATACGTTCTCAGGCCATGTGAGGGAGTAGTTCTTGAGTAACGACGCGCAATTAACTGAAAGCGAGTTTCTCCAGCATTTTCTACTGAATGCTCCGCATACGATGTGGTTCTTGGGGGCGGGTACTTCGCGCACAGCAGGCCTTCCTACCGCTACAGATATAATATGGGATTTAAAACGGCACTATTACTGCCTTCATGAAAACCAGGATTTACAGTCCCATGATATTAACAACAATACCATCAAACGAAAAATTCAAGACTACATGGTTAGTCAAGGATTTCCCGTGTTATGGAGCCCAGAAGAATATTCCTTTTATTTTGAGCTAACCTTCGGTGATGACTACGATGTGCAGCAGAAATATATTCAAGAAGCGCTTTCAAGCGAAAAAGTTTCCCTGAATATCGGACACCGCGCCCTTGCGGCATTACTTGAAATGGACAAGGCAAGGATCGTCTTCACCACGAATTTCGACGATGTCATCGAAACTGCCTATGCAGAGGTCGGTGGTAAGAATCTCTCACCATTTCACCTGGAAGGTTCATATGCTGCGTTGGCTGCACTTAATGCAGAGCGCTTTCCTATATACGCGAAGATTCATGGGGATTTCAGGTATAAAAGTATTAAGAATCTGGAAGTCGATTTGCTTAGCAATGATGGTGAGATTCAAAAGTGTTTTCTTGCTGCCGCTGCGCGTTATGGCCTGATTGTCTGCGGGTATAGTGGGCGGGATAACAATGTCATGACGATGTTTCGTCAGGCCATAGATCAAAATAATGCTTTTCCGCATGGTTTGTTCTGGACAGTTCCGAGGATTAAAGGCGTTTCAGATGACGTTATAGAGTTGATTAACTACGCACGTCAAAAAGGTATTAGTGCTTATCTGGTGGAAACTGGAACTTTTGATGAAATGCTTTCAAAAATATGGCGACAGCTAACGGATAAACCTCAAGTATTAGACGCTAAGGTGAGAACTGCAAGTATCGACCGCGTTTCCATTCCATTACCTGACCCCGGTAAACAATACCCAATTCTGCGCACAAATGCCTTACCTGTAATTGAAGCACCGACTTCATGCGGATCGGTAGAATTGGCAAATCCTA
Encoded proteins:
- a CDS encoding putative type I restriction enzymeP M protein, yielding MALLENIEAIERRLWGGADNLRANSNYASNEYFLPVMGLIFLRHAYSRFLAIKPGIEASLPSRGGKTRPLTKEDFSSKSAIFLRPEAQFDHLVNLKDSDDRAQAIIDAMDAIEADYETLQGVLPKSEYQELDNDVIGNLLRTFNDPALKSATGDVFGRIYEYFLTKFADQKAHDGGEFFTPVSLVQMIVNVIEPDHGDVIDPACGSGGMFAQSAHFIEQQHKSPQDAVTFYGMEKNPTTIRLAKMNLAVHGLEGNIQKAISYYEDPHNFLSKANFVMANPPFNVDDVDAEKIKNDPRLPFGLPGVNKKGAVSNGNYLWISYFYSYLNEQGRAGFVMSSQASSAGGGEAEVRRKLVETGDVDVMVAIRGNFFYTRAVPCELWFFNKEKPKHLKDKVLMLDARNVYRKVTRKVYDFSPEELQNLSAIVWLYRGQSDRFLGLVESYLQAALGEAEKTAQPISAFTEALDEVLDKLEASDQETCDLLGTFKGDGQTFQKAVKDRVATWAKATRDNAGLHTAAEEIAPLAETSRDFIKQIDQLYKFTEKQVREAGARVLNKPLKELDELRKEAVEQLKQVRYFYKQAHWLQERFPDARLCDVEGLVKLVDKEEIEANDWSLTPGRYVGVAPEVEDEDFDFEETLRDIHIELQDLNEEAIVLAAQIQKNFEELGV
- the hsdS gene encoding type-1 restriction enzyme EcoKI specificity protein, encoding MSWSEIEFENLYQVPSKNGLTRPARVRGSGCKMINMGELFANDRIGDIEMELVPMNDKELDTMLVEEGDLLFARQSLVLAGAGKCSIVKNIEEPTTFESHIIRVRLNRKRAYPPFYYYYFKSPTCRIKSIVIQGVQAGIRGNDLKKLKVHAPDLNIQVRASEILGTYDDLIENNKRRIELLEESARQLYKEWFVRFRFPGHEHVKIIAGVPEGWEKKTVSEALEINPKVAVESGAIITHVPMASLSESQMTVDTSKFETRTKHTSVRFESGDILFARITPCLENGKTAYVNFLRKGEVACGSTEFIVLRGKSVSNQFAYLMAREENFRGNAIASMIGSSGRQRVQPSCFDKYIVPVPPLYLQELFDDVVEKNFDQISTLIKQCEQLNKARDLLLPKLMSGEVVV
- the hsdR gene encoding type I restriction enzyme EcoR124II R protein, encoding MTPLNEDTLVQQTTADYLEEQLGWESVFAYNNETFGLEGTLGRKSDKEIVLTRYLGEALMRINPDLPESAYQDALRQIAEASVTQNTLQTNKEKYDLLKNGVKVQYRRADGQLEKRTLRVFDFDDPENNHFLCARELWIRGDIYRRRADIIGFINGLPLLFIECKAIHKDVRHAYEMNLSDYKDTIPHLFHHNAFIVLGNGVDAKIGSLSSKYNHFNDWKRLAEEEPGVVDMETLLKGVCNKRDFMDLFENFTLFDESSGELVKIVARNHQFLGVNRAIEAAQDRKNRQGKLGVFWHTQGSGKSYSIVFFTRKIHRTLGGNYTFLICTDREDLDGQIYKTFAGCGLVDNDKDECRAGSGEHLKGLLEQHKAYVFTLIQKFNKDVNPDEPYSDRDDIIVITDEAHRTQYGRLSLNLRNALPNASYIGFTGTPLFKDDEITRRVFGDYVSTYDFQRAVEDNATVPLYYDARGEKLGLETNDLNEKIAAKLEEYENEDADTTERLEKELKREYHLITGKKRLDQIAQDFVQHYSTQWETGKAMFVCIDKVTCVRMHGLIEKHWDFRIVELEKEVQRAPDEQEEVQLRQQLAWMKETRMAVVVSEEQGEVEKFRKWDLDITPYRKLIKEGFETDDGKRIDVESAFKKEDHPFRVVIVCAMWLTGFDVPSLSTLYLDKPLKAHTLMQAIARANRIYEGKNNGLIVDYCGILKNLRKALATFAGHQGPGNVDDPTVPPEIDPIRPEEELLADLEEAIEAVKAFLQAQGFRLEDVLEKTGFERNKAIIDAKEEVNQNDESRKRFQIICREVFKKFKACLTIKGINKFRHDYDAINVIYKSLQEDVEKADISDIIQALHKIIDESVEPKEVKDGSPDRLYDISQIDFDRLRKEFEHSRAKNTITHSLKEMIEKKLQKMLAQNPMRTDFQKHYEEIVAGYNNEKDRATIERTFEALLKLTGTLSDEEKRAVREGLSEDSLALFDLLVKPELTKQEVSRIKKVAQGLLDILSTEVSRIQDFAAKQATRDEIKVKIKDYLWDDKTGLPESFGPEEIEEKANVIFAHVLMGAKRDTFSGHVRE